Within the Catalinimonas niigatensis genome, the region CGCAGATGCTTTGGCCCGCGATCCTAAGGCTGCACAAAAAGCCTATGTCCCTGATATGCCGGAAGTATTACACGCCAGTAAATTGCTGAACCCAGAGGAAGTATTTACCTTGACTTTCACTGCACCTTCTCAGCCGGGAGATTATCCTTTTGTCTGTACTTTTCCCGGACACTGGCGGATGATGAATGGCATCATGAAAGTGGAAGAAGGCAAAGATCTTTCGGAGTGAAAGTGAAGCGTTAAGATGGAAGTGGGAAGTTGTTTTTCAGTCTGTGTACGTCCCTGGTATAGGTTGACCGCTATTAAAGCGGAAAAGTATGAAATCAAACTTAAGAAGTATTCGTAAGCACCGATGTTATTCGCAAGAATTTAAACGGCAAATTGTTAAAGAATTTGAGAGTGGTAAATACAGTGTGGTACAATTGGAAAGGCTGTATGGCATTCACAATCAGAGTATCTATGATTGGATCTACAAATATTCTAACTTTAATGAAAAAGGATACAGAATAGTGGAAAAGAAAGCAAGTAGTACTCTGAAGGTCAAAGCCCTTGAAGCCCGTATTAAGGAGCTAGAAGGCATAGTTGGCCGTAAACAAATCAGTATAGAATACTTGGAAAAGATGATTGATCTGGCCAAGGATGAATTGGGTATAGACATTAAAAAAAACTACAATACTCAACCATCCACTGGTTCAGGCAACAGCAAGAAAGGGGGTTCAGCATGAATATGTTGTATCAAGTAATAGGCATCAGTAAGCAAGCTGTTCACCAATATGATAAACGGCAAGCTATCTTTGATGAACAAGTAAGACAGCTAATTTTAGAAGCGGACGAGTTGCGAGCAGAGCACCCAGGCTGCGGGGTAGAAAAGATGCACTATACGTTAGCACCGGACTTTATAGGCCGAGACCGTTTTGTAGCCCTGATGATGCAATTAGGATATCGTCTCAAAAGAAAGAAAAACTACAAGCGTACTACGATAACCTCTAAGGTTTACTACCCCAACCTGATCAAAGGCATGCCGGTGGTTGCCCCGTCAATTGTCTGGCAGTCTGACATCACATATATTCTGATAGGGGAATTATATTACTACGCTGTTTTCATTATTGATGTGTATACCAAAAAGGTAGTAGGTTATCAAGTCTCTGAGCATATGCGTGCAACAGCTAACTTGGCTGCACTCAAGATGGCCTTAAAAGATCACAAAGCTCCTAAATTCCATCACTCGGACCGAGGCAGTCAATATACCTACAACGAGTATGTGGATACCTTAAAAGCCCTTGGATGTAAATTGAGCATGTGTGTATCCGCTCAGGATAATGCCTATGCAGAGCGTATAAATCGGACTATTAAAGAAGAGTACCTGGATCACTGGAAGCCAATAAGTTTTCAGCAATTGAAACGTTGCACAAAAAAAGCGGTAAACCATTATAATAAAGACAGGCCACATGACAACATCTATAGAATGAGTCCGCTAACATTTGAAAACTATTGGGAGAGGTTAACACCTGAGCAAAGACCAATTACTACTATATTTAACAATGAAATTAATGTCTAAACCGGTCAACGCTATTCAGGGATGTTCACTGAAGCAACTTCCATCTTCCTGCTCCCAGCTTCCAACCTATACTAAAAAATGACTTACATAAAAATTATGAAACTAAAAACTAAGCTATTCCATACATTTTTACCAATGCTGATGCTGGTGATGTGCAGCACACTTTTGACACAGTTTACTTTTAAAGCGTCCGGAGAAGCGCAAAAGAAAGGGATTCGGGTACTGATGGTAGGAGGAGGTTCTTCCCATGACTTCGATCGCTGGTACAAGCAGGAAGATGTAAAAACCCTGGAAAAGGGAAAATTTGCTAACGTAAGATATACCGATCATACCGATTCTATCGCCCATTACCTGCCTGAAACCGATGTGCTTTATCTTACCAACAATCAGCCTATCGCTGATCCAAAAGTACGTAAGGCTATTTTTGATTTTGTAGCATCCGGCAAAGGTCTTGTTCTGGGTCACGCTGCCCTCTGGTACAACTGGAATGACTGGCCGGAATACAACCAACAACTGGTCAGCGGAGGCTCACGGGGTCATGATAAGTACGGTAACTTTAATGTGAATATTGACAAGACTTCACATCCGGTCACCAAAAAGGTAAAATCTTTTACCCTGGACGATGAGCTATATTATTTTGAACCGGACACTTCGGGTCCCGGAATAGAAGTACTGGCGACAGCAAGTGCAGAAGGTTCGGACAAGAGTTTTCCATCCGTCTTTGTGGTCAATCATGAGCAGGCCAGGATTGTAGGCTTGGCCCTAGGGCATGACGCTGCCTCACACGAATTGAAAGAATATCAGACACTTTTGCGAAATGCGATAAGGTGGGTAGCCGGTCAGTAAAAGCCATGCGGCAAAGCAGCTATCCAGATTATTCTCATCCTGTTTTCAATCAAAAATAGTAGAGCATATAAATTTTAAAACAGATTAATTACCTAACCATACAACACGAATATGAGCGATAAGAAGATTACCGTAGTCATTGTAGGCATGGGATTTGGCAAAGAATTCATCCCTATCTATCAACAACATCCCAATATCAAAGCAGTAGGCATTTGTACCCGGAATGAGAAAACCATTGC harbors:
- a CDS encoding transposase, which codes for MKSNLRSIRKHRCYSQEFKRQIVKEFESGKYSVVQLERLYGIHNQSIYDWIYKYSNFNEKGYRIVEKKASSTLKVKALEARIKELEGIVGRKQISIEYLEKMIDLAKDELGIDIKKNYNTQPSTGSGNSKKGGSA
- a CDS encoding IS3 family transposase; its protein translation is MNMLYQVIGISKQAVHQYDKRQAIFDEQVRQLILEADELRAEHPGCGVEKMHYTLAPDFIGRDRFVALMMQLGYRLKRKKNYKRTTITSKVYYPNLIKGMPVVAPSIVWQSDITYILIGELYYYAVFIIDVYTKKVVGYQVSEHMRATANLAALKMALKDHKAPKFHHSDRGSQYTYNEYVDTLKALGCKLSMCVSAQDNAYAERINRTIKEEYLDHWKPISFQQLKRCTKKAVNHYNKDRPHDNIYRMSPLTFENYWERLTPEQRPITTIFNNEINV
- a CDS encoding ThuA domain-containing protein, encoding MKLKTKLFHTFLPMLMLVMCSTLLTQFTFKASGEAQKKGIRVLMVGGGSSHDFDRWYKQEDVKTLEKGKFANVRYTDHTDSIAHYLPETDVLYLTNNQPIADPKVRKAIFDFVASGKGLVLGHAALWYNWNDWPEYNQQLVSGGSRGHDKYGNFNVNIDKTSHPVTKKVKSFTLDDELYYFEPDTSGPGIEVLATASAEGSDKSFPSVFVVNHEQARIVGLALGHDAASHELKEYQTLLRNAIRWVAGQ